Below is a genomic region from Paenibacillus pabuli.
TACCTCGGCTCTGCCTTTTGGCTATGATCAGGTCAAGGGATATAACTACGAACCGGAGACAGCCAAGAAGCTGTTGGATGAGGCTGGTTACGAGGATATAGATGGGGACGGTATTCGGGAAAAAGACGGACAAAAGCTAACGCTCCAATTGATTCTCAATTCGGCTTACGAATCGGATTCCATTGTGGCTGCTGCGATGCAGTCCCAACTGAAGGAGATTGGGGTTAATCTGGAAATGACCTCTTACGAGGATCTGACTGATCATCAAAAAAGCGGGAACTACGATCTCGCTCTGACCAGTATTAATACGGGCATTACCGGAGATCCCCAGTATATTCTCGACTTTTATTTCAAAACGGGAGCGGAGTGGAACATCGGTGGATATAGCAATCCGAAGCTGGATGCGGTGATTCAGCAGCTGCATTCCGAATTCGATGTGGAGAAAAGATATGAACTGGCTGCAGAAGCGCAGCAGATGATCCTGGATGATGCGGCATACATGTTTATTACCTATACTCCAATTAACATTGTGAGCAAAAGTTCTGTGCAGGGTGCGACGATGTATCCGATTGACTTTTATCTCCTGGATCGCAATATCCAGGTTGGGCAATAATGAGCACCTTACTTGGTGTGGATCGGCTTTCTGTAGCGTACAGGAGCGGTTCACCCGCACTGCAGAATGTATCGTTTGCAATGAACGCCGGGGAGATTGTCGGAATCGTGGGCGAAAGCGGAAGTGGTAAATCGACGCTGCTTCGAGCTTTGCTAGGTATGCTGCCAGACGGCGGCCAGTATACGGGTGGAGACGTTATTTTTCAGGGAAAATCAATATTGAGTTATTCGCAGAGGGATTGGGGCGGTATACGCGGCAGGCGGATGGCCATGATTTTTCAGGATAGCGGTTCGTATCTGAATCCCATTCGCCAAGTAGGAAGTCAGTACATTGAGGCGATCCGTACACATTATGAACTATCGAAAAAAGCTGCCTATGTCATGGCGGTGGACATGCTCTCACAGATGGGATTGGATGACCCCGAGCGGATGATGAATATGTACCCCGGCCAGCTTAGCGGAGGCATGAAGCAGCGAACGGCAATTGCCATGGCGGTAACGATGGAGCCAGAACTGCTGCTTGCCGATGAACCGACCAGTGCGCTGGATGTAACCACTCAGGTTGAAGTGATCAAGCGATTGACCAACCTTCGGGCAAGGCAGGGAACGGGGATGATCATTGTGACGCACAACATTGCGGTTGCAGCCCATATGGCAGACCACATCGGTGTGATGCAGAACGGGTCTTTGGTTGAGTTTGGACAAACTTCAAGCATAATTACAAGTCCACGTCATGCTTATACCCGCGAATTGCTAGCTGCAGTACCTGAATTGGAGGGGAATACCGATGGGAAATGAAAGGACGCCTGTGCTGGAACTGAGGAACTTGAGTAAAACCTACGAATCCAGGGGCCAGGGAGCCCATTCAGCTTTGCAATCGATCAACCTGAAACTGTATCCGGGAGAATGTCTGGGAATTGTAGGTGAGAGCGGAAGTGGCAAAAGCACCTTGGCCAAATGCGTGACCCATCTGGAAAAGGCAACCTCCGGGCAGATCATTTATCGTCAGCAGGATATTACACTGATAAGAGGAGAGGCTTTGCGGCTGCAGCGCAAGCAGATTCAGATGGTTTTTCAGGAACCTTCGGCGATTTTCAATCCCCGCATGAGGGTGGGATCGTTTATTCTTGAGCCTTTATTGAACTATAAACTGATCAAGCGCAGGCAGGCTGAAAAGGAGATTCACCGTTTACTGGAGCTGGTGGGATTGCCTGCTGCTATGGCTGACAAGTATCCACACGAAATCAGTGGTGGGGAGCTGCAGCGAGTGGTTATTGCCCGGGCGATCGGAGTGCAGCCGGATGTGATTATATTTGATGAGGCTACCTCGGCACTCGATGTTTCCATTCAGCAGCAAATTTTGAATCTGTTGGTCCGATTGCGTGAAGAGACAGGGATTTCGTGTATATTCATATCGCATGACCTGGCTGTGGTGCAGCAGGTTAGCGATCGCACTGCGGTTATGTACAAGGGAGAGATCGTTGAAGTGTTGGAAAGTGCGCAGCTGAATCGTGCAGCCAGTCATCCCTATACGCGGAACTTAATGGCTTCGGTGTTGTCGGTGAAAGAGATCAAGAATAAGATGCGGGAGTATGCCCTGCAAGGCATCACGGGCTGAGTTGGTAAGGTGTATCGTGGTTTTTATAATTAAGCGAAGAAAAAGGATTATTCCGGGTCATGGTAGTGACATTCGGAGTAATCCTTTTACTGTATAAGGACTATAAGAAATGATGAACTGATGTTGAAAAGTACTAGAAGGTACGCAAACAACCAATGTACGCAAGCATAGGGAACTAAGCCGAGTATTGAGCGCCGTCTACTGTCTCTATTTTAATGTGGCACTTGGGATTGGAAGTCGTTTCGACTCGACCGATTGGCATGGTAGAAGACAACATCCCCGTCTTGGATGGGCCAAGTATTGCCTTCAGTATCGACCGGATTGTTCTGAAAACCCTCCATCTGCCACTGATTCATCAGAGGTGCATAGATGTACTGGAGATGAGGCGCGTCAGTATCGCCATTTCGTAGACTTTCAATATTGAAGTTGACTACGATATACCCATTTCTCAGAAACACTGCGGACTTTTCATCCAACTCATTTTGTCTCGCAAGTGGCTCCATATCCGTGCCTTTCGGCACGGCATATACATCAGCTGGCAGGCTGTATTCTCCATACCAGTGCTGGATGGCTGCATTTGCCCGATCCAAGTTAACGCCTTGCGGGATGTCCGTTTTGGGTCCGATCAATGTACGAATGGATGAGGGCAGGATCATCCAATCATAACGTCCCACCCACGTTTTCTGGTGCGAGATCTGATCGACGAAACGAACCATGTATTCTGCCAGTGTGCCTTGGCTCTGCTCCTCATTGGTCAGTTCATAGGTGTATCGATAACGGGCGGTATCGCCCATTTCGGTACCAGGAACATTTCGTAAACGGGCATTCAGAACCACAAAGCGTTTCTCCAAATCCTGTGCAGATCCGATACGTATAAACCTTTCCTGTCCTCTGTGGTAATACAGATCTACCTCCTGCCTAGAGGTACCATCCTCATTCACAAAATGAAAAGTTGGCGTAATCCGAACACCATCCTGCTCACCAAACATATTACCTTTCGTTTTGAGGTCAAACTTGATATGGTACCCGGTTTTTACAGCCACATTTTTGAATCCCTGTATTGGATGGCTGCCTGGACGAATGGGCAGTACGAAAGGTGCCAGGTTGCCACGAGGGTCACCATCTATACGATTCAAGCCTGTCCAATAGCTGACTCCCGTTGGCTCCGGGCTGCCTGGCTGCTTTCGAAAAACATTTTCCCAGTTATAGTCCGAAATGTCGGTGACATGAAAATCGTATAGCCTACCGATGACTTCGACTGGAACCATATCGGCAGCTACGTGATGGGGCAGGTTGGTATTGGCATCCTGCTGTTCGGTAAAGTTGGAGGGTGCGTTCTCCGCGATATTGCGGAACTCAACCTCATAGTTGCCCTCGTCTACCCATACCGGGAGGTAAAAGCTGGTGTCGAGCTGGTTTACCGGGATATCCACCCAGGTTTTGGCCGGAATAAACTGACTTCTGTCCGCATTGTAGACATCGAAGGGGAATTTCACCTGTTTAATCCGAAAATATTTGGCATAGTCCCGGT
It encodes:
- a CDS encoding ABC transporter ATP-binding protein, whose amino-acid sequence is MGNERTPVLELRNLSKTYESRGQGAHSALQSINLKLYPGECLGIVGESGSGKSTLAKCVTHLEKATSGQIIYRQQDITLIRGEALRLQRKQIQMVFQEPSAIFNPRMRVGSFILEPLLNYKLIKRRQAEKEIHRLLELVGLPAAMADKYPHEISGGELQRVVIARAIGVQPDVIIFDEATSALDVSIQQQILNLLVRLREETGISCIFISHDLAVVQQVSDRTAVMYKGEIVEVLESAQLNRAASHPYTRNLMASVLSVKEIKNKMREYALQGITG
- a CDS encoding ABC transporter ATP-binding protein gives rise to the protein MSTLLGVDRLSVAYRSGSPALQNVSFAMNAGEIVGIVGESGSGKSTLLRALLGMLPDGGQYTGGDVIFQGKSILSYSQRDWGGIRGRRMAMIFQDSGSYLNPIRQVGSQYIEAIRTHYELSKKAAYVMAVDMLSQMGLDDPERMMNMYPGQLSGGMKQRTAIAMAVTMEPELLLADEPTSALDVTTQVEVIKRLTNLRARQGTGMIIVTHNIAVAAHMADHIGVMQNGSLVEFGQTSSIITSPRHAYTRELLAAVPELEGNTDGK